DNA sequence from the Anaerolineae bacterium genome:
AGGGTAAATTGTTGGCTGCCGATTTGTGTGCTTCAAAGGTCAGTGTTCGCCGGCCTTTTTTTAATTCAATTTCAAATACGTTGCAGGCATATCAAAGTGTGATAAAATGGAAAAGTGAATTTTTTGTCGAAAAAAAGTTCCTCTCGACCAAGTTAATGCAAATATCAGCCTGATGCTTTGAGATTGGGCCAGTCTCAAAGACTGGCCCAATCTAGCTACATTAGCCCAAAGCAAAATCACTCACCAAAGAAAAATGCCAACCATTGCCACTCAACTTAACCAACTAAATCACCTCCTCCCTACTCTCCCCCAACAATACCATCGCCTTCTTCTCATCACCGGACCCCACGGATCGGGCAAAACGCGCCTACTTAAGGGACTGAGCCAACAGGACATCCCCTACCTCAATCTCAACCTGCACTTCAGCCAGAAACTCCTTGACCTGACCACCAAAGAGCGTCCTTTACGAGTACGACGAATCTTAGCCCAGATCATCAACGATCAGCCGGAACCGATGTTAGCTCTGGATAACATTGAACTGCTTTTTGAACCAGGCTTGCACCAGGATCCGTTGGCTTTGCTGCAAGAACTCAGCCGCAACAAAGCCCTGGTGGTGGCGTGGGGCGGAACTTACGATGAACAAAGTCGGGTTTTGACCTACGCCGAACCAGGTCATCCCGAGTATCGTCGCTATGAACGACCGGATGTTGTTATCGTGA
Encoded proteins:
- the brxF gene encoding BREX-3 system P-loop-containing protein BrxF — encoded protein: MPTIATQLNQLNHLLPTLPQQYHRLLLITGPHGSGKTRLLKGLSQQDIPYLNLNLHFSQKLLDLTTKERPLRVRRILAQIINDQPEPMLALDNIELLFEPGLHQDPLALLQELSRNKALVVAWGGTYDEQSRVLTYAEPGHPEYRRYERPDVVIVTM